The nucleotide window GCCACACGAAAGAAACAGGACAAACTGTTTCTATTTTTTACGATGATAACACGACGGTCACATATGGTTTTATTGATAGTTTCTCCTTGTTACCATATACGGCAATTGGCGTTAATGAAATTGTTGCAACAAAGCAGGCTGGCGACTTATATATTCGCATAGAGAAAGATAACCAGGTGCTTGATTTAGAACAAACATTAACTTGGTTAAATGAGCAGATGTAGCATGTTGCGAATGACGATTCACCCTTTATTGCTGTTCGTGTTGTTGATGATGGTGTTAACTGGTAATATTGCGCTATATAGCATTATTTTAAGCTCATTAATTATTCATGAAATCGGACATTTACTCGCTGCAAAAATGATGGATGTACCTGTGAAAAGCTGTGTCATTATGCCTTATGGTGGAGAAATTAAGCTACAGCAGGAAGGGACGTATTGGCAGCGGCTTATTATTGCAGTTGGCGGGCCTTTAGCAACTTTGCTTGGTATGGCCAGCAGTATTTTGCTGCCACCACTTTTAGCGGAGCCTTTTTTTCAAGTGCAATTTTACTTATTATGTTTAAATCTATTGCCGTTTTTACCGCTTGATGGTGGAAAGATTATTTGTTATACGCTGCTAACATTTTTTCCAAAAGCAAAAATTTATGAATTGTTTTTAGCGCTTTCATTATGTGCCTTCACCATTGTTGTATTCGTTACATTATGGCTGCTACCACAGTCGCTTCCTGTACTCGTTGTGAGCTTGTTACTTTGGGGCAATATCATAGGAGAATGGAAGTATCGAAAATATCATATTGCCTATGAGAAATTTGTCTTGAATAGGTTGACGTAGGTTTTTTCTTATGGTAGTATTTTAATGTTATTGTTTGTAGCACCCGCTACAACCGCACTGGCAAGGTGCCGAAGATTAGCATGAAATTTGCTAACACCTTGATAGTAACAGGCGAGTCTTAGTCTAAAGAGGAGGTGCATTTTAATGTACGCAATTATCGAAACTGGTGGTAAACAAATCAAAGTTGAAGCAGGTCAAGAAATCTATGTTGAAAAACTAGGTGTAGCTGCTGACGAAATCGTAACATTTGACAAAGTTTTATTCGTAGGTGGAGAAACAGTTAAAGTTGGTGCTCCAACTGTTGCTGGTGCAACTGTTACAGCGAAAGTTGTAAAAGAAGGCCGCGCTAAAAAAATTACTGTTTTCAAAATGAAAGCGAAGAAAAACTACCGTCGTAAACAAGGTCATCGTCAACCATACACGAAATTAGTTGTTGAAGCAATCAACGCTTAATTTTAGGGGGAGCCGAATGATTACGGTAACTATTTATAGCGATGAAAATCGTAAATC belongs to Lysinibacillus louembei and includes:
- a CDS encoding site-2 protease family protein, which translates into the protein MTIHPLLLFVLLMMVLTGNIALYSIILSSLIIHEIGHLLAAKMMDVPVKSCVIMPYGGEIKLQQEGTYWQRLIIAVGGPLATLLGMASSILLPPLLAEPFFQVQFYLLCLNLLPFLPLDGGKIICYTLLTFFPKAKIYELFLALSLCAFTIVVFVTLWLLPQSLPVLVVSLLLWGNIIGEWKYRKYHIAYEKFVLNRLT
- the rplU gene encoding 50S ribosomal protein L21, whose translation is MYAIIETGGKQIKVEAGQEIYVEKLGVAADEIVTFDKVLFVGGETVKVGAPTVAGATVTAKVVKEGRAKKITVFKMKAKKNYRRKQGHRQPYTKLVVEAINA